In Caballeronia sp. Lep1P3, a single genomic region encodes these proteins:
- a CDS encoding HlyD family efflux transporter periplasmic adaptor subunit → MQPTDLPQFKDVPWRWIAYATSAFTIFAVAFGFVHEIELKQDVSGEVVSASEVKIQGLSGLVSSISARPSDRVEPGTPLFRLQRDFSLTTDGERRQAFDEKMRDEQIRAIDEQYGERRIQLNAQRETARLTEASRRAELGSLDAQIAQNSQLVGEFEQRLARLSGVAEYVTADKLEQARADIHQGRVTVAQSVARRQQLAAEISASNGTQTDLAAQLRELDARHARDVQDVRARFERERQDATVSAPKGGIVTFSGLVAGRMLAAGDVAMVIATTDGGPLRAALSIPSRRRGFVREGQIVRLKFDAFPYAKFGTYEARIDSISGTTVLPASPMNPPGTPGARDPAEETPSAKESEGDYLAWATLRGSTFDFEGQHFRILPGMRATASIVVERRTIAEWVLAPLFRMLRG, encoded by the coding sequence ATGCAACCGACAGACCTCCCGCAATTCAAAGACGTGCCGTGGCGCTGGATCGCCTACGCGACGTCCGCGTTCACGATATTCGCGGTAGCGTTCGGATTCGTCCACGAGATCGAACTGAAACAAGACGTATCCGGCGAAGTCGTTTCGGCATCCGAAGTAAAGATTCAGGGCTTGAGCGGACTCGTTTCATCGATCTCGGCAAGGCCGTCCGATCGCGTCGAACCGGGAACGCCGCTCTTTCGTCTACAGCGCGATTTCTCTCTGACGACGGACGGCGAGCGTCGCCAGGCATTCGACGAGAAGATGCGCGACGAGCAAATCCGCGCGATAGACGAGCAATACGGCGAGCGGCGCATTCAGCTCAACGCGCAGCGCGAAACCGCGCGGCTCACGGAAGCGAGCCGTCGCGCGGAACTGGGCTCGCTCGACGCGCAGATCGCGCAGAACAGTCAACTCGTCGGCGAATTCGAGCAACGGCTCGCGCGGCTCAGCGGCGTCGCGGAATACGTCACGGCGGACAAGCTCGAACAGGCGCGCGCCGACATTCATCAGGGCAGAGTCACGGTCGCGCAGAGCGTCGCGCGCCGACAGCAGCTTGCGGCGGAAATCAGCGCGTCGAACGGCACGCAGACCGATCTCGCGGCGCAATTGCGCGAACTCGACGCACGCCATGCTCGCGACGTTCAGGACGTGCGCGCGCGTTTCGAGCGCGAACGTCAGGACGCGACGGTGTCCGCGCCGAAGGGCGGCATCGTCACGTTCTCCGGGCTGGTTGCGGGCCGCATGCTCGCAGCGGGCGATGTCGCGATGGTCATCGCGACCACCGACGGCGGACCGTTGCGCGCTGCGTTGAGCATTCCTTCGCGGCGTCGCGGCTTCGTGCGGGAAGGGCAGATCGTCCGGCTCAAGTTCGACGCGTTTCCTTATGCCAAGTTCGGCACGTATGAGGCGCGCATCGACTCGATATCCGGCACCACGGTGCTTCCGGCCAGCCCGATGAATCCGCCGGGTACGCCCGGCGCGCGCGATCCGGCCGAGGAAACGCCCAGCGCGAAAGAGTCCGAGGGCGACTATCTTGCGTGGGCCACGCTGCGCGGCAGTACGTTCGACTTCGAAGGCCAGCACTTCAGGATTCTGCCGGGCATGCGTGCGACGGCGAGCATCGTGGTCGAACGCAGGACGATTGCGGAGTGGGTGCTGGCGCCGCTCTTCCGTATGCTAAGAGGTTGA